A single Cryomorphaceae bacterium DNA region contains:
- a CDS encoding SprB repeat-containing protein, which translates to MAFFLLVGNVAHAQLAATLFVDQDVTCNGGTDGIIRLTASGGPVPYSYAWSDGATSDQNTPDGTVAPDGSTFSLFGSTRTGVAAGVYSVTVTDNAAGTAVAMSVTVTQPDAIAVIAAGTDLACNGDNSGSISTTVSGGTAPYTYTWTNGAAGANPSGLAAGTYDLTVTDVNGCPAATASVTLSEPPSITVSTTTVTDQTEPCLNDGTIDILVGGGAGGFTFAWDNGATTEDLTGLAPGDYSVVITDANGCSVNYGPETVAAAPALVVSNVDITDVACAGQPTGAVAITASGGVGGFTYAWSNGGNTDAIAGLLAGDYTVTVTSGSCTVVETYTVNEPANAFAAGIDNANTQEIDCFGGTATAAVTASGGSMPYTYEWSTGANGVTSISGLAPGIYEVTVSDNSGGACPPQEFGFTFTEPGLLSASVTNVIDVTCNGDSDGQVTVSISGGTAPYVWGEPLLAPGSANPVTGSSFTVTVSAGQYAFQVQDANGCGPSTVNVTVVEPDAISVTATDINNVTCNGNADGSIDVTLSGGAGGYTYTWVQGGTSIFGGGGSQASIGGLEGGSYDLTVTDANGCEAFFTYNVIEPTSLSGSGTVTNILCAGDNNGSIDLTVTDGTPPYTFSWNNGATTEDISGLSAGTYDVFVEDANGCVTFGNLFFTVTEPTALTVVATVNGQDVTCNGGSDGAIDLDVSGGTMPYSYMWNTGDMTEDLSGLTAGLYNVVVTDANGCTAPLAVSISEPDAITISGGATDISCAGAGDGSIAVTISGGTPGYNYVWIQNGVSFNPGTGSQASLSFLAAGNYELSVTDNNGCPQSFFFTINDPAPIAVSVTPTAPDCPGDFGAATASVSGGTMPYTYLWSTGAISATETGLLAAGSPYSVTVTDANGCTGVGSVTIVDPSPVTVSVDATDISCFGAADGSAVASASGGAGGYTYTWSTGSGLQYAINGGGAPGGTISLVEVSSNGGVITENSSQVIPGISNAWGIEVDPTDGTVYIIATGGFAPGPRELYELDVNTLGLTFVGDLSATGISSFAIANSGLLYTVNTSGEVYEVNISTLATTIVANLGAISGVGVAYDSDSDRLLVSHIDQILDDVIVEEVSLSTYAVTNIGSASIAATFPSCPAGGPGNYGVKAIWYTGNSSLMMLPKDVCNDIYEVQLTAGLSSTLSSTLATSNVLGFGGDGSILTTGSNLSGAEEGVYFVTARDANGCSATASITITEPAELTVVVNSVTDAPCFGENGTVVLDVDGGTQFTGAPGEPANPNGYPYIYTWSGGTTTIMDHIADGVPAGNYTVMVTDRNGCTAMTTVSVGEPALLEATATGTNPSCGGAADGTASVAATGGTMPYSYAWSNGMTMQNIAGLAGGTYDVTVTDANGCTATSSVTLMDPDPVAIASADIKNSCNPGTDGAVTLNVTGGDGNYTYLWSDGQTSNPATGLAAGSYSVTVNDGNGCGPATGNYVITQPAAPLR; encoded by the coding sequence ATGGCATTCTTTCTGTTAGTGGGAAATGTAGCCCACGCGCAGTTAGCTGCTACTTTGTTTGTGGACCAGGATGTCACCTGTAACGGTGGCACGGACGGTATCATTCGTTTGACTGCTTCAGGCGGTCCAGTACCTTATTCCTATGCATGGAGTGACGGTGCGACTTCAGATCAAAACACACCTGATGGTACAGTAGCGCCGGACGGGTCAACCTTCTCTTTGTTTGGTTCGACACGTACAGGAGTTGCTGCCGGGGTTTACAGTGTTACAGTGACAGACAATGCAGCGGGAACAGCTGTAGCGATGTCGGTAACGGTAACCCAACCGGATGCAATTGCGGTAATCGCAGCTGGAACTGACTTGGCTTGTAATGGAGACAATTCAGGATCTATCTCGACTACAGTAAGCGGAGGTACGGCACCATACACCTATACCTGGACAAACGGAGCGGCCGGTGCGAACCCAAGTGGGTTGGCAGCTGGAACGTACGATTTGACAGTAACAGATGTAAATGGATGTCCAGCGGCTACAGCTTCAGTAACCTTGAGCGAGCCGCCTTCGATCACAGTATCCACTACAACGGTTACGGATCAAACAGAGCCTTGTTTGAATGACGGGACTATTGACATTCTTGTTGGTGGTGGAGCCGGAGGTTTCACATTTGCTTGGGACAACGGAGCAACGACAGAAGATCTGACTGGATTGGCACCTGGAGACTACAGCGTAGTTATTACGGATGCCAATGGATGTAGTGTGAACTACGGGCCAGAGACAGTAGCTGCTGCTCCGGCTTTGGTTGTTTCTAATGTAGATATTACAGATGTAGCATGTGCTGGTCAGCCGACTGGTGCGGTTGCAATTACTGCGAGTGGTGGTGTTGGAGGTTTCACTTACGCTTGGAGTAATGGTGGAAACACGGATGCGATTGCTGGCTTGTTGGCCGGTGACTATACCGTAACAGTAACAAGCGGAAGCTGTACTGTTGTAGAGACGTATACTGTTAATGAGCCTGCGAATGCATTTGCTGCAGGAATTGACAATGCAAATACACAAGAGATTGATTGTTTTGGTGGAACAGCTACTGCAGCAGTGACTGCAAGTGGAGGTTCAATGCCATATACATACGAGTGGAGTACTGGTGCAAATGGAGTAACGAGTATTTCAGGATTGGCACCAGGTATCTATGAAGTAACAGTTAGCGACAACAGTGGTGGCGCATGTCCTCCACAAGAGTTTGGATTCACGTTTACGGAGCCAGGTTTGTTGTCTGCTTCTGTGACGAACGTAATTGACGTAACCTGTAACGGAGACTCAGACGGTCAAGTGACTGTGTCGATTTCTGGAGGTACTGCACCATATGTATGGGGTGAGCCATTGTTGGCCCCAGGAAGTGCTAACCCAGTAACAGGTTCAAGCTTTACTGTAACGGTAAGTGCCGGACAGTACGCTTTCCAAGTGCAGGATGCAAATGGCTGTGGACCATCTACGGTTAACGTAACGGTTGTTGAGCCAGATGCGATTTCAGTTACAGCGACAGATATTAACAATGTAACGTGTAACGGAAACGCAGACGGAAGCATTGATGTGACTTTGAGTGGTGGAGCAGGTGGATACACCTACACATGGGTTCAAGGTGGAACCAGCATCTTCGGTGGTGGTGGATCACAAGCAAGTATTGGAGGCCTTGAAGGAGGATCATATGACTTGACCGTAACAGATGCTAACGGATGCGAGGCATTCTTTACGTACAATGTTATTGAGCCAACATCTTTGAGCGGATCAGGAACAGTGACCAACATTTTGTGTGCTGGTGACAACAATGGTTCGATTGACCTTACAGTAACAGATGGAACACCGCCTTATACCTTTAGCTGGAATAACGGTGCAACCACAGAAGATATTAGCGGATTGTCCGCCGGTACCTACGACGTATTTGTCGAAGATGCCAATGGCTGTGTCACTTTTGGTAACCTGTTCTTTACAGTAACAGAGCCAACTGCACTTACAGTAGTGGCTACCGTGAACGGACAAGATGTAACCTGTAACGGAGGTAGCGACGGAGCTATCGACTTGGATGTATCTGGAGGTACAATGCCATACAGCTACATGTGGAACACAGGTGACATGACTGAAGATCTTAGCGGTTTGACTGCTGGATTGTATAATGTAGTTGTAACAGACGCGAACGGGTGTACTGCTCCTTTGGCAGTGAGCATTAGCGAGCCAGATGCAATTACAATTTCAGGTGGAGCAACAGATATTTCATGTGCAGGAGCTGGTGATGGTAGCATTGCTGTAACCATCAGCGGTGGAACACCAGGATACAACTATGTATGGATACAAAACGGAGTGTCTTTTAATCCTGGTACGGGTTCACAAGCTTCACTGTCGTTTTTGGCAGCAGGTAACTACGAATTGAGCGTAACGGATAACAATGGATGTCCGCAGAGCTTCTTCTTTACCATTAACGATCCTGCCCCAATTGCAGTAAGTGTAACGCCAACAGCTCCGGATTGTCCTGGAGACTTTGGAGCGGCAACAGCTTCAGTGAGTGGAGGAACAATGCCATACACCTACTTGTGGAGCACGGGAGCAATCTCAGCTACAGAAACTGGATTGTTGGCAGCTGGATCACCTTACTCAGTAACGGTAACAGATGCAAACGGATGTACAGGAGTTGGATCAGTAACAATTGTTGATCCTAGCCCAGTAACAGTATCTGTAGACGCAACAGACATCTCTTGTTTCGGAGCCGCTGACGGATCAGCTGTAGCTTCTGCTTCAGGTGGTGCAGGTGGTTATACTTATACTTGGAGTACAGGGAGTGGATTGCAATATGCTATTAACGGAGGAGGTGCACCCGGTGGAACAATTAGTTTGGTAGAAGTTTCTTCGAATGGTGGAGTTATCACAGAAAATTCTTCTCAAGTTATTCCTGGAATTTCGAATGCTTGGGGTATTGAAGTTGATCCTACAGATGGTACCGTATATATTATCGCCACTGGTGGATTCGCTCCTGGCCCTCGAGAACTATATGAGCTCGACGTAAACACATTGGGTCTGACGTTTGTAGGCGACTTAAGCGCAACGGGAATATCAAGTTTCGCAATTGCAAATTCTGGTTTGCTCTATACAGTCAATACTTCAGGTGAAGTATATGAGGTGAATATCAGTACCCTTGCGACGACAATAGTCGCGAACCTAGGTGCTATTAGTGGTGTCGGTGTGGCCTATGATTCAGATAGTGATCGGCTTCTAGTTTCCCACATCGATCAAATATTAGATGATGTCATCGTTGAAGAGGTTAGTTTATCTACTTATGCAGTAACAAATATTGGTAGTGCCTCAATTGCTGCTACTTTCCCTTCTTGCCCAGCTGGTGGTCCTGGAAATTATGGAGTAAAGGCGATTTGGTATACGGGAAATTCTTCCTTAATGATGTTACCAAAGGACGTTTGTAACGACATTTATGAGGTGCAGTTGACTGCTGGCCTCTCTTCTACATTGAGTTCAACACTTGCAACTTCAAATGTACTCGGATTTGGTGGTGACGGGAGCATTCTTACAACCGGATCTAACCTTTCTGGTGCTGAAGAAGGAGTGTATTTCGTAACAGCCCGCGACGCGAACGGATGTTCAGCTACAGCGAGTATTACGATCACTGAGCCTGCAGAATTGACTGTTGTAGTAAACAGTGTAACGGATGCGCCATGTTTTGGTGAGAACGGAACAGTAGTATTGGATGTAGACGGAGGAACTCAGTTTACTGGTGCGCCAGGAGAGCCTGCTAATCCAAACGGATATCCATACATCTACACTTGGTCAGGTGGTACAACTACGATCATGGACCACATTGCTGATGGAGTACCAGCAGGTAACTACACAGTAATGGTAACTGATCGCAACGGTTGTACAGCGATGACAACGGTAAGTGTTGGTGAGCCAGCATTGTTGGAAGCGACTGCAACGGGAACAAACCCAAGTTGTGGTGGAGCTGCTGACGGAACGGCAAGTGTTGCTGCGACTGGAGGTACTATGCCATACAGCTATGCATGGAGCAACGGAATGACGATGCAAAACATCGCCGGTCTTGCTGGTGGAACATATGATGTAACGGTAACGGATGCTAATGGATGTACGGCGACATCGTCTGTAACCTTGATGGATCCAGATCCAGTTGCAATTGCATCAGCAGATATTAAGAATTCATGTAACCCTGGAACAGACGGAGCGGTAACGCTTAATGTAACAGGAGGAGACGGAAACTACACCTACTTGTGGAGTGACGGTCAGACATCAAACCCAGCGACAGGATTGGCTGCTGGATCATACAGTGTGACGGTTAACGACGGAAACGGATGTGGACCGGCAACAGGAAACTATGTCATCACTCAACCAGCTGCTCCATTGAGGTAG